One Actinospica robiniae DSM 44927 genomic region harbors:
- a CDS encoding HNH endonuclease signature motif containing protein: MREVLERARAGGDDVGRVDAVREAIVEVGRAAQALHGMLLALVGEGDRLGIARGGVGPWLATVLDVTEGRARALAHDARLLARLPGVEGELCSGVIGPDSARALARTVKAVRATGLDPAVEAAKTLEVTRERGARAGLERVRVLEEQVAPGSIEARHARERERSFARFATCGEGQMHRCEILLDPVRGAVFQAAVDLQVAEMIRTRQFDGGEIVPEDVRSTEQMNAEAVTRLAQVFLDAPPEQRRAHFSLPALAVTIQGPTAPAAAVKNPAVPAAGMKDPAVHTEIPAGCARTVFGALVPAGRLPRRGDPRRHELVTDGRTGTFDGIALDHDPRARLASPGQRAFLGWRDRYCTYPGCDRPLTFALHAHHVVPFAQGGGTSVGNLRLYCTEHHTTVHHER, encoded by the coding sequence GTGCGGGAGGTGCTCGAGCGTGCGCGGGCGGGTGGGGATGATGTGGGGCGGGTTGACGCGGTGCGTGAGGCGATCGTGGAGGTGGGCCGGGCGGCGCAGGCGCTGCACGGGATGCTGCTGGCGCTGGTCGGTGAGGGCGACCGACTCGGTATCGCGCGTGGGGGTGTGGGTCCGTGGTTGGCGACGGTGCTGGATGTGACCGAGGGCCGGGCCCGCGCGCTGGCGCACGACGCCCGGCTGCTGGCACGGCTGCCGGGAGTGGAGGGGGAACTGTGCTCGGGTGTGATCGGGCCTGATTCCGCGCGGGCGCTGGCGCGCACGGTCAAAGCGGTGCGGGCGACGGGTCTGGATCCCGCGGTGGAGGCCGCCAAGACGCTCGAGGTGACCCGGGAGCGCGGTGCGCGCGCCGGGTTGGAGCGGGTACGGGTGCTCGAGGAGCAGGTCGCGCCGGGTTCGATCGAGGCGCGTCATGCGCGGGAGCGCGAACGCTCCTTCGCCCGGTTCGCGACGTGCGGGGAGGGTCAGATGCACCGGTGTGAGATCCTGCTCGATCCGGTGCGCGGCGCCGTTTTCCAGGCCGCGGTGGATCTGCAGGTCGCGGAGATGATCCGGACCCGGCAGTTCGACGGCGGCGAGATCGTGCCGGAGGATGTGCGCAGCACCGAGCAGATGAACGCGGAGGCGGTCACCCGGCTCGCACAGGTGTTCCTCGATGCCCCGCCCGAGCAGCGCCGCGCCCACTTCTCCCTACCCGCGCTCGCCGTCACCATTCAAGGCCCGACCGCACCCGCGGCGGCCGTGAAGAATCCTGCCGTGCCCGCGGCGGGCATGAAGGATCCTGCGGTGCACACGGAGATCCCGGCGGGCTGTGCGCGCACGGTGTTCGGGGCGTTGGTTCCGGCCGGGCGCCTGCCCAGGCGCGGTGATCCGCGGCGCCATGAGCTGGTGACCGACGGGCGTACGGGCACCTTCGACGGGATCGCGCTGGACCATGACCCCCGGGCGCGTCTGGCTTCGCCGGGGCAGCGGGCGTTTCTTGGCTGGCGCGACCGGTACTGCACCTATCCCGGGTGTGATCGCCCGTTGACGTTCGCCCTGCATGCCCATCACGTCGTGCCTTTTGCGCAGGGCGGTGGGACGAGTGTGGGGAACCTCAGGCTGTATTGCACGGAGCATCACACCACCGTCCACCACGAGCGATGA
- a CDS encoding methyltransferase has product MADDTWAGLADKFADGAYATVKGRVRTYVMHNQLLEHLPPPPARVLDVGGGAGHQSFPLAQAGYEVTLLDPSAAMLDKASARLAHLPDDVRQRVTFVEAAGENADEATGGQHFDAVLCHGVLGYLDHPEPLLDQLIRRTAPGGIISIMAGNADAAAVRPALEGRWEDALAAFDARSEIGVLGLPTRADTVEELSAQLRDRGAEPLAWYGVWHFVDWLDLSGSALDPDDAKQLEAVAAVELEAGHRDPYRQLSRIFHLVARKGSA; this is encoded by the coding sequence ATGGCCGATGACACCTGGGCCGGTCTGGCCGATAAGTTCGCGGACGGCGCTTACGCCACCGTCAAGGGGCGCGTGCGCACGTATGTGATGCACAACCAGCTGCTGGAGCACCTGCCGCCGCCACCCGCGCGCGTACTCGACGTCGGCGGCGGCGCCGGACACCAGTCGTTCCCGCTGGCCCAAGCCGGCTACGAGGTGACGCTGCTCGACCCGTCGGCGGCGATGCTGGACAAAGCCAGTGCGCGCCTCGCCCACCTGCCCGATGACGTCCGCCAACGAGTGACGTTCGTCGAGGCCGCCGGGGAGAACGCCGACGAGGCAACAGGCGGCCAACACTTCGACGCCGTGCTGTGCCACGGCGTGCTCGGCTACCTGGACCACCCCGAGCCGTTGCTCGACCAGCTGATCCGTCGCACCGCGCCCGGCGGCATCATCTCGATCATGGCCGGCAACGCCGACGCAGCAGCGGTGCGCCCCGCCCTGGAAGGCCGCTGGGAGGACGCCCTCGCCGCGTTCGACGCGCGCAGCGAGATCGGCGTCCTCGGCCTGCCGACGAGGGCCGACACGGTCGAGGAGCTGAGCGCGCAGCTGCGCGACCGCGGCGCGGAACCCCTGGCCTGGTACGGCGTCTGGCACTTCGTCGACTGGCTCGACCTAAGCGGTTCCGCGCTCGATCCGGACGACGCCAAGCAGCTGGAAGCCGTGGCCGCCGTCGAACTCGAAGCCGGCCACCGCGACCCGTACCGGCAGCTGAGCCGCATCTTCCACCTGGTCGCCCGCAAAGGCTCCGCCTGA
- a CDS encoding YidH family protein has translation MDAEDSARMRDLMANSRTLLAWIRTSVSFAGLGFVVAKFGAFTGLQHASEAIGVLLALIGLAFTGLGYAQYLKTVELEKGPPDAPVPLHWPTLTAAGCCAVTCIVLAVYLAVS, from the coding sequence GTGGACGCGGAGGACAGCGCCCGGATGCGGGACCTGATGGCGAACAGCCGGACGCTGCTCGCCTGGATCCGGACCTCGGTCTCGTTCGCCGGCCTCGGCTTCGTGGTGGCCAAGTTCGGCGCGTTCACCGGCCTGCAGCACGCCTCGGAGGCGATCGGCGTCCTGCTGGCCCTGATCGGCCTGGCCTTCACCGGCCTCGGCTACGCGCAGTACCTCAAGACCGTGGAGCTGGAGAAGGGGCCGCCGGACGCGCCGGTCCCACTGCATTGGCCCACCTTGACCGCGGCCGGCTGCTGCGCCGTGACCTGCATAGTGCTGGCCGTCTATCTCGCCGTCAGTTGA
- a CDS encoding universal stress protein: MFELGTDGPSVILAGLDGSQSSMRAAAYAAGLARRQRSLLALVYVQPLGVVSAPEAAAATADLGRQIAAELEADIRGALERIPDRERVRWEFHTVRGDPYNALVEAAERLRADAVVIGASEKAGHRFLGSVAIRLVKAGRWPVTVVP, encoded by the coding sequence ATGTTCGAACTCGGGACCGACGGACCCAGCGTGATCCTGGCCGGCCTGGACGGATCGCAGTCCTCGATGCGCGCGGCCGCGTACGCCGCGGGCCTGGCGCGGCGTCAGCGTTCGCTGCTCGCGCTGGTCTACGTGCAGCCGCTCGGCGTCGTCAGCGCGCCGGAGGCGGCGGCCGCCACCGCGGATCTCGGCCGGCAGATCGCGGCCGAGCTCGAAGCGGACATCCGCGGGGCGCTCGAGCGCATCCCGGACCGGGAGCGGGTGCGCTGGGAGTTCCACACCGTGCGCGGCGACCCGTACAACGCCCTGGTGGAGGCGGCCGAGCGGCTGCGGGCAGACGCGGTGGTGATCGGCGCGTCGGAGAAGGCCGGCCACCGCTTCCTCGGCTCGGTGGCGATCCGCCTGGTCAAGGCCGGCCGCTGGCCGGTCACCGTCGTGCCCTGA
- a CDS encoding family 43 glycosylhydrolase, with protein sequence MQPEETRAGTVIRNPVLPGFHPDPSIVRVGGEFVLANSTFEWCPGVRLHRSEDLAHWEPLGGALTRDQLLDLAGAPDSGGVWAPNLSYADGLFHLVYSNVSSYVGGFSDCPNYLTTSPSATGPWSEPVLLHARGFDASLFHDGDASWLINLVHDWRPGHGGSAGLEATRFDRATRGLVGEPERIVLPPQAGWIEGPNLYRRGDWYYLVTADGGTGYEHRVTVARSRALTGPYERDTHGPLVTAMNDADLPLQKAGHGSLVEAEDGAWYLAYLVARPIGRRGPCVLGRETALARVEWTPDGWPRVDGGQPALTVAGPTGRQIDDPAGTAVDGSDGFDEPVLGADWSTLRRHADESWVSLTERPSYLRLRGGRSPRSLVGPSLVARRVTELRCAFEATLAYQPLAFQHLAGITAYYNTLNWYFLHVTRDDEGRTVLRVAASDQGVVRVDEAGQHVLGEGAVRSRLGLDFDGAGLRFRYLDETGGEWRTIGGAFDATVLSDEHAEDIVDGQIRSMGFTGALVGLWAWDLDGRGHPADFDEAGYTPYPERA encoded by the coding sequence ATGCAGCCTGAGGAGACGCGTGCGGGAACTGTCATCCGCAATCCGGTGCTGCCCGGGTTCCATCCCGATCCGTCGATCGTGCGGGTCGGCGGCGAGTTCGTGCTGGCCAACTCCACCTTCGAATGGTGCCCGGGCGTGCGGCTGCACCGGTCTGAGGATCTGGCGCACTGGGAGCCGCTCGGCGGCGCGCTGACACGGGATCAGCTGCTCGACCTCGCGGGCGCGCCCGACTCCGGGGGCGTGTGGGCACCGAACCTCTCGTACGCCGACGGGCTCTTCCACCTGGTCTACAGCAACGTCTCGAGCTACGTCGGCGGGTTCAGCGACTGCCCCAACTACCTGACGACCTCGCCGTCGGCGACCGGACCCTGGTCCGAGCCGGTGCTGCTGCATGCGCGCGGCTTCGACGCCTCGCTCTTCCACGACGGCGACGCGAGCTGGCTGATCAACCTGGTGCACGACTGGCGTCCGGGGCACGGCGGGTCGGCCGGGCTCGAGGCCACGCGCTTCGACCGGGCGACGCGGGGCCTGGTCGGGGAGCCCGAGCGGATCGTGTTGCCGCCGCAGGCCGGGTGGATCGAAGGGCCGAACCTGTACCGTCGCGGCGACTGGTACTACCTGGTGACCGCGGACGGCGGCACAGGTTATGAGCATCGCGTCACCGTCGCCCGTTCGCGCGCCCTCACCGGGCCGTATGAGCGCGATACGCACGGGCCGCTCGTCACGGCCATGAACGACGCCGATCTTCCGCTGCAGAAGGCCGGGCACGGCAGCCTCGTCGAGGCCGAAGACGGCGCCTGGTATCTCGCCTACCTCGTCGCGCGGCCGATCGGGCGGCGCGGGCCGTGCGTCCTCGGGCGTGAGACGGCGCTGGCCCGGGTGGAGTGGACGCCGGACGGCTGGCCGCGAGTCGACGGGGGACAGCCGGCGCTGACGGTGGCGGGCCCGACTGGTCGCCAGATCGATGATCCGGCCGGTACTGCGGTCGACGGGTCCGACGGCTTCGACGAGCCGGTGCTCGGCGCCGACTGGTCCACCCTCCGGCGCCACGCCGACGAGAGCTGGGTGTCGCTGACCGAGCGGCCCTCGTACCTGCGGCTTCGCGGCGGCCGCTCACCTCGCAGCCTCGTCGGACCCAGTCTCGTCGCGCGCCGGGTCACCGAGCTGCGCTGCGCGTTCGAGGCGACGCTCGCGTATCAGCCGCTCGCGTTCCAGCATCTGGCCGGGATCACCGCTTACTACAACACGCTGAACTGGTATTTCCTGCACGTCACCCGGGATGACGAGGGTCGGACCGTACTGCGCGTGGCCGCGAGCGATCAGGGCGTGGTGCGCGTGGACGAAGCCGGGCAGCACGTGCTCGGCGAAGGCGCGGTGCGGTCGCGGCTCGGGCTGGACTTCGACGGCGCCGGATTGCGCTTCCGGTACCTCGACGAGACCGGCGGCGAGTGGCGGACGATCGGCGGCGCTTTCGACGCCACGGTGCTCTCGGATGAACATGCCGAGGACATCGTGGACGGGCAGATCCGCTCGATGGGCTTCACCGGCGCGCTCGTCGGCCTTTGGGCCTGGGACCTCGACGGGCGCGGCCATCCCGCCGACTTCGACGAGGCCGGTTACACCCCGTACCCCGAACGCGCCTGA
- a CDS encoding peroxiredoxin, which yields MAKIPSVGQGAPGFSLPGVRLAAGRAERREYSLSEHRGRPLVLAFYPGDDTAVCTRQLCSYSAGLDRFSALGAAVWGISPQGLESHENFARKNNLAMPLLADADLAVAEAYGVSMAGKGLRRAVFLLDAHGTVRWRHVATLGLRYRRVDTLTAQLRMLEHAH from the coding sequence GTGGCGAAGATCCCTTCCGTCGGCCAAGGCGCGCCCGGCTTCTCCCTGCCCGGCGTACGGCTGGCCGCTGGACGGGCCGAGCGGCGCGAGTACTCCCTGTCCGAACACCGCGGGCGCCCGCTCGTGCTCGCCTTCTACCCCGGCGACGACACTGCGGTGTGCACCCGCCAGCTGTGCTCGTACTCGGCCGGGCTCGACCGGTTCAGCGCGCTCGGCGCGGCGGTGTGGGGGATCAGCCCGCAGGGCCTGGAGAGCCACGAGAACTTCGCCCGCAAGAACAACCTGGCCATGCCGCTGCTCGCGGACGCGGATCTGGCGGTGGCCGAGGCCTACGGTGTCTCGATGGCCGGCAAGGGGCTGCGCCGAGCCGTGTTCCTGCTCGACGCACACGGGACCGTGCGTTGGCGGCACGTGGCCACGCTGGGCCTGAGGTATCGCCGGGTCGACACGCTCACCGCGCAGCTACGGATGCTCGAACACGCCCACTGA
- a CDS encoding acyl-CoA thioesterase — protein MAERRAGLEGAGLIGFLSLEELDRGLFRGWCHDGIPLRAFGGQVAGQALTAASRTVPTHLAVHSLHGYFLRAGQTSRPMIYSVEDLRDGRTYVTRRVTARQDGEAIFVLSASFKLAEPGGHDRQPAPPDSADPSELPDYYELWAKIDPQGAENAAVRQAVEVRYVSSDGASGTEGVTQQKLWVRALDQLPDDPVLHTCALTYLSDLMLAPTAALAVEPPRGVRPLPATVFLTSLDHALWFHRPFRADEWLLIAQESRTAGDGRGLARSEVWTRDGRLVASAVQETVLRPMRGRPDAR, from the coding sequence ATGGCGGAGCGGCGGGCCGGACTCGAGGGCGCGGGACTGATCGGCTTCCTGAGCCTGGAGGAGCTCGACCGCGGCCTGTTCCGCGGCTGGTGCCACGACGGGATCCCGCTGCGCGCGTTCGGCGGCCAGGTCGCCGGGCAGGCGCTGACCGCCGCGAGCCGGACCGTGCCGACGCACCTGGCCGTGCACTCGCTGCACGGCTACTTCCTGCGCGCGGGCCAGACCTCGCGCCCGATGATCTACTCGGTGGAGGACCTGCGCGACGGCCGGACCTACGTCACCCGGCGGGTGACGGCGCGTCAGGACGGCGAGGCGATCTTCGTGCTCTCCGCGTCGTTCAAGCTGGCCGAGCCCGGCGGTCACGATCGGCAGCCGGCGCCGCCGGACTCCGCCGACCCCAGCGAGCTGCCGGACTACTACGAACTGTGGGCGAAGATCGACCCGCAGGGCGCGGAGAACGCCGCGGTCCGCCAGGCCGTCGAGGTGCGCTACGTCAGTTCGGACGGCGCGAGCGGGACTGAAGGGGTGACCCAGCAGAAGCTGTGGGTCCGTGCGCTCGACCAGCTGCCGGACGACCCGGTGCTGCACACCTGCGCGTTGACCTACCTCTCCGACCTGATGCTGGCGCCGACCGCGGCACTCGCGGTCGAACCGCCCCGAGGCGTGCGGCCGTTGCCCGCCACCGTCTTCCTCACCTCGCTCGACCACGCGCTGTGGTTCCACCGGCCGTTCCGCGCGGACGAGTGGCTGCTGATCGCGCAGGAGAGCCGGACCGCGGGCGACGGGCGCGGCCTGGCCCGGTCCGAGGTGTGGACGCGGGACGGTCGCCTGGTGGCCAGCGCCGTACAGGAGACGGTGCTGCGGCCGATGCGCGGGCGCCCGGATGCGCGCTGA
- the aroA gene encoding 3-phosphoshikimate 1-carboxyvinyltransferase, which produces MTVVEVPGSKSITNRALFLAAAADGTTTLRRPLDSDDTAGFTEGLAALGYRLTREPSAWTVEGRPQGPAAAEASVFCRDGATTSRFLPALVAAGHGVFRFDASAQMRRRPLGPLTSALQELGVDLRHEAEEGHHPLTVHADGIKGGHITLDAGLSSQFLTALLLVAPLTAEGLSITVTDLVSAPYVEITTAMMRRFGVTVQREGSTYHVPAQTYTATDYLIEPDASTASYFLAAAAVTGRSVTVPGLGSEALQGDVRFAQVLADMGAEVRMSADELTVSGPADGRLGALTVDMRDISDTMPTLAAIAPFADGPVRIENVYNTRVKECDRLDACAENLRALGVEVEEGRDWIEIRPGSRPQPARIACRGDHRIAMAFSITGLRTPGITLDDPGCVKKTFPGFHEALADLEAAWA; this is translated from the coding sequence ATGACTGTGGTCGAGGTTCCCGGGTCCAAGTCCATCACCAACCGCGCGCTGTTCCTGGCCGCCGCCGCAGACGGCACCACGACGCTGCGCCGCCCGCTGGACTCGGACGACACGGCCGGATTCACCGAGGGCCTGGCCGCCCTGGGCTATCGGCTCACCCGCGAGCCTTCCGCGTGGACGGTCGAGGGCCGGCCGCAGGGTCCGGCGGCGGCGGAAGCGTCGGTCTTCTGCCGCGACGGCGCCACGACCTCGCGCTTCCTGCCCGCGCTGGTCGCGGCGGGCCACGGCGTGTTCCGCTTCGACGCCTCCGCCCAGATGCGCCGTCGTCCGTTGGGCCCGCTCACCTCGGCGCTGCAGGAACTCGGCGTGGACCTGCGGCACGAGGCCGAAGAGGGCCACCACCCGCTGACCGTCCACGCCGACGGGATCAAGGGCGGCCACATCACTCTCGACGCCGGACTGTCCTCGCAGTTCCTGACCGCGCTCCTGCTGGTCGCGCCGCTTACCGCGGAAGGCCTGTCGATCACCGTCACCGACCTGGTCTCGGCGCCGTATGTGGAGATCACCACGGCCATGATGCGGCGCTTCGGCGTCACGGTGCAGCGAGAGGGTTCTACCTATCACGTGCCCGCGCAGACGTACACGGCCACGGACTACCTCATCGAGCCGGACGCCTCCACCGCGAGCTACTTCCTCGCCGCGGCCGCCGTCACCGGCCGCAGCGTGACAGTGCCCGGACTCGGCTCCGAAGCCCTCCAGGGCGACGTGCGCTTCGCCCAGGTGCTGGCCGACATGGGCGCCGAGGTGCGGATGAGCGCGGACGAGCTGACTGTGAGCGGGCCGGCCGACGGCCGCCTCGGCGCGCTCACCGTCGACATGCGCGACATCTCCGACACGATGCCCACCCTCGCCGCCATCGCGCCCTTCGCCGACGGCCCGGTGCGCATCGAAAACGTCTACAACACCCGGGTCAAGGAGTGCGACCGCCTCGACGCCTGCGCCGAGAACCTGCGCGCGCTGGGCGTCGAGGTCGAGGAGGGCCGTGACTGGATCGAGATCCGCCCCGGCTCCCGCCCCCAGCCGGCCCGCATCGCCTGCCGCGGCGACCACCGGATCGCGATGGCCTTCAGCATCACCGGCCTGCGCACCCCGGGCATCACGCTCGATGACCCCGGGTGCGTGAAGAAGACCTTCCCCGGCTTCCACGAGGCCCTGGCCGACCTCGAGGCCGCTTGGGCGTGA
- the galE gene encoding UDP-glucose 4-epimerase GalE, which yields MKVLVTGGAGFIGSTICSALLDHGGTPVILDSLVTGRESFTQGRIFYRGDVADGALIDRIFTEHPDIEAVVHCAALIVVPDSVSDPRRYYRENVGKTIDLLGHLERNGCRRLLFSSSAAIYLPGPDSTVDEDAGLGPGSPYAATKAMVDRILADVARGSGPNGLRAVSLRYFNPIGADPKMRTGLQLLRPTHALGKMVESWEQGSTFHITGTDWPTSDGTGIRDYIHVWDLATAHIAALTKFDSLVDDAQPHLVINLGTGRGVTVRQLADAFGTVTGTPLHTEDAPPRPGDVVGAYTRCERSSRLLDWQAEYDLEDGIRHALEWRRHLLELEGLTPAQS from the coding sequence GTGAAGGTACTGGTCACCGGCGGGGCGGGCTTCATCGGCAGCACCATCTGCTCGGCTCTGCTCGATCACGGCGGCACCCCGGTCATCCTGGACAGCCTGGTCACCGGGCGCGAGTCGTTCACGCAGGGCCGGATCTTCTACCGCGGCGACGTGGCCGACGGCGCCCTGATCGACCGGATCTTCACCGAGCACCCGGACATCGAGGCGGTGGTGCACTGCGCGGCGCTGATCGTCGTGCCCGACTCGGTGAGCGACCCCCGGCGCTACTACCGGGAGAACGTCGGCAAGACCATCGACCTGCTCGGCCACCTCGAACGCAACGGCTGCCGGAGGCTGCTGTTCAGCTCGTCGGCCGCGATCTACCTGCCCGGTCCGGACTCGACCGTGGACGAGGACGCCGGGCTCGGCCCGGGCAGCCCCTACGCGGCGACCAAGGCGATGGTCGACCGGATCCTGGCCGACGTGGCGCGCGGCTCCGGCCCGAACGGGCTACGCGCCGTCTCGCTGCGCTACTTCAACCCGATCGGCGCCGACCCGAAGATGCGCACCGGACTCCAGCTGCTCCGGCCCACGCACGCGCTCGGCAAGATGGTCGAGTCCTGGGAGCAGGGCTCGACCTTCCACATCACCGGCACGGACTGGCCCACCTCGGACGGCACCGGCATCCGCGACTACATCCACGTCTGGGACCTGGCCACCGCCCATATCGCGGCCCTGACGAAGTTCGACTCGCTGGTCGACGACGCGCAGCCGCACCTCGTGATCAACCTCGGCACCGGCCGCGGCGTGACGGTGCGCCAGCTCGCCGACGCGTTCGGCACGGTCACCGGCACGCCGCTGCACACCGAGGACGCCCCGCCGCGCCCCGGCGACGTCGTCGGCGCCTACACCCGCTGCGAGCGCTCGTCCCGACTGCTCGACTGGCAGGCCGAGTACGACCTCGAAGACGGCATCCGGCACGCGCTGGAGTGGCGCCGCCACCTGCTCGAGCTCGAAGGCCTGACACCCGCGCAGTCCTGA
- a CDS encoding DUF5999 family protein, translated as MNATPASSPLPVPRACAHQPRCPGADAPDREAAVPVAAHPEQGWSLLCNGVVLFDDSGELLPDGRVIAPMAR; from the coding sequence GTGAACGCAACCCCCGCATCCTCCCCGCTCCCCGTCCCGCGCGCCTGCGCCCACCAGCCGCGATGCCCCGGCGCCGACGCTCCCGACCGCGAGGCCGCCGTGCCCGTGGCCGCCCACCCGGAACAGGGTTGGAGCCTGCTGTGCAACGGCGTGGTGCTCTTCGACGACAGCGGCGAGCTGCTGCCGGACGGCCGAGTCATCGCGCCCATGGCACGTTGA
- a CDS encoding alpha-L-fucosidase codes for MATAPMTAAPITVPLQLHFDNAGFARADEPAGSADFDGVGHTLPVEELPPRAADGVCEIGGVPCLLIVPPGEPANVSGPESGPDSTGPDNIVARGQRIELPPTPAHSALLLAAGSVAQPIGTGSSAAVSGVFTVIYADGSTSSTTLTAPGYLGPGGVFEAGYRYRPDGTVEDEATVSLWNLEVPLDPARVPAALVLPVTADAASDEVVAGESGRSGSAAPQLHVFALSLQPLVTGGAALSVRQPRCMPMMFDGAPQTVEATIVNVGDAWLTEVDGVTVTLETDVENAVTTKPACIRALAPGEQVRVRIGLTAPADVEPGTPVSGRLVLQRKGRTSQHASVALTLGVPDYARTTASLRGHRAPHWFTGAKFGIFIHWGVYSVPAWAPVGEDYAEWYWARMDNPEAPTYGHHAREWGEDFAYDDFIPMFTAENFDPRDWVELFAAAGARYFVFTAKHHDGFCLWDTALSERSSVHLGPKRDLLRELLEAADQHAPELYQGIYFSQPEFFNPDDPWWGHAPRNPYTGAELPYTGYTAGRDFVRDYQAGQARELIDLFDPDLIWFDISGAPNDSVNVVPGYYNKAKNRPEPKDVAVNSRGGIYAYDYRTPEYATFAGTVNAAWEASRGLDPHSYGFNAATPEDAYMTADEVVRQLVDIVSKNGNFLLDIGPRADGTIPEVMRDRLNAVGAWLRVNGEAIYDTTPWWRAAESGDLRFTVKDDEAFYIHSLTPPGDRLVVEAAVPIREGSRVTLCGYEGELAWSWDEQRGALIVEVPQAARESGEHVWVFKIDAGS; via the coding sequence ATGGCCACCGCGCCGATGACCGCTGCGCCGATCACCGTTCCGCTTCAGCTGCACTTCGACAACGCAGGCTTCGCGCGGGCCGACGAGCCGGCCGGATCGGCGGACTTCGACGGTGTCGGACATACGCTGCCGGTGGAGGAACTGCCGCCGCGCGCGGCGGACGGCGTCTGCGAGATCGGCGGCGTGCCGTGCCTCCTCATCGTGCCGCCCGGTGAGCCTGCAAACGTCTCCGGGCCCGAGTCCGGGCCCGACAGCACTGGACCCGACAACATCGTCGCCCGTGGCCAGCGGATCGAGTTGCCCCCGACTCCCGCGCACAGTGCGCTGCTGCTCGCCGCGGGCTCGGTCGCACAGCCGATCGGGACCGGTTCGAGCGCGGCCGTCTCGGGCGTTTTCACCGTGATCTACGCAGACGGCAGCACGTCCTCGACCACGCTCACCGCTCCCGGCTACCTCGGTCCGGGCGGTGTATTCGAGGCCGGATACCGCTACCGCCCTGACGGCACCGTGGAAGACGAGGCGACCGTCTCCCTCTGGAACCTCGAAGTCCCGCTCGATCCCGCCCGAGTTCCTGCCGCGCTGGTGCTTCCGGTGACCGCCGACGCCGCGTCAGACGAGGTGGTCGCCGGCGAGTCCGGCCGGTCCGGCTCGGCCGCCCCGCAGCTGCACGTTTTCGCACTCAGCCTCCAGCCGCTCGTCACCGGCGGCGCGGCTCTCTCCGTCCGTCAACCGCGCTGCATGCCCATGATGTTCGACGGCGCGCCGCAGACCGTCGAGGCGACCATCGTCAATGTCGGCGACGCGTGGCTGACCGAGGTGGACGGAGTCACGGTCACTCTCGAGACCGATGTCGAAAACGCCGTGACGACGAAGCCGGCGTGCATCAGGGCCCTCGCTCCGGGGGAGCAGGTGCGCGTACGCATCGGCCTTACCGCCCCAGCGGATGTCGAGCCTGGAACGCCGGTCAGCGGCCGCCTCGTCCTCCAGCGCAAGGGCCGTACGTCGCAGCACGCGTCCGTTGCGCTGACTCTCGGCGTGCCCGACTACGCCCGGACCACGGCCTCGCTGCGCGGCCATCGCGCCCCGCACTGGTTCACCGGAGCCAAGTTCGGGATCTTCATCCACTGGGGCGTCTACTCCGTCCCGGCGTGGGCTCCGGTCGGGGAAGATTATGCCGAGTGGTACTGGGCTCGGATGGACAACCCCGAAGCGCCCACGTACGGCCACCACGCCCGCGAATGGGGCGAGGACTTCGCCTACGACGACTTCATCCCGATGTTCACCGCAGAGAACTTCGACCCGCGCGACTGGGTCGAGCTGTTCGCGGCGGCCGGGGCGCGCTACTTCGTCTTCACCGCCAAGCACCACGACGGCTTCTGCCTGTGGGACACGGCCCTGTCCGAGCGCAGCTCCGTGCATCTCGGCCCCAAACGCGACCTCCTGCGCGAACTGCTCGAAGCGGCCGACCAGCACGCACCGGAGCTCTACCAGGGCATTTACTTCTCCCAGCCGGAATTCTTCAACCCGGACGATCCCTGGTGGGGCCACGCCCCGCGCAATCCTTACACCGGCGCCGAACTTCCCTACACCGGCTACACCGCCGGCCGCGACTTCGTACGCGACTACCAGGCCGGCCAGGCACGCGAGCTGATCGACCTGTTCGACCCCGACCTGATCTGGTTCGACATCAGCGGCGCGCCCAACGACTCGGTCAACGTCGTCCCCGGCTACTACAACAAGGCGAAGAACCGACCCGAGCCCAAGGACGTCGCCGTCAACAGCCGTGGCGGCATCTACGCCTACGACTACCGCACGCCCGAGTACGCCACCTTCGCCGGCACCGTCAACGCGGCCTGGGAGGCCAGCCGCGGCCTGGATCCGCACTCGTACGGATTCAACGCCGCGACACCCGAGGATGCCTATATGACTGCCGACGAGGTGGTGCGCCAGCTCGTCGACATCGTCAGCAAGAACGGCAACTTCCTGCTCGACATCGGACCGCGCGCCGACGGCACCATCCCCGAGGTCATGCGCGACCGCCTGAACGCCGTGGGGGCCTGGCTCCGCGTCAACGGCGAGGCGATCTACGACACCACGCCCTGGTGGCGCGCGGCCGAAAGCGGCGACCTCAGGTTCACCGTCAAGGACGACGAAGCCTTCTACATCCACTCGCTCACCCCACCCGGCGACCGGCTCGTGGTCGAAGCCGCCGTCCCGATCCGCGAAGGCTCGCGCGTGACGCTGTGCGGCTACGAAGGCGAACTCGCCTGGTCCTGGGATGAGCAGCGCGGTGCGCTGATCGTGGAAGTCCCGCAGGCCGCGCGCGAGAGCGGCGAGCACGTCTGGGTGTTCAAGATCGACGCTGGATCGTAG